In Sulfitobacter sp. OXR-159, one DNA window encodes the following:
- the mbfA gene encoding iron exporter MbfA — protein MRFSLNRKRFKDLSEQEVLALAISSEEDDARIYRDYAERLREAYPDSAAIFDGMAEEENEHRRRLIDLHRSRFGEVIPLIRREHVSGYYARRPVWLIENLSLERIRQEAAAMEQDAERFYLAAAARTSDAATRQLLGDLAAAEAGHHGSAQDLTEKHLNTDSRSDEDSRAHRQFLLTWVQPGLAGLMDGSVSTLAPIFATAFATHNTWTTFLVGLAASVGAGISMGFTEAASDDGELSGRGSPIKRGVASGVMTTVGGLGHALPYLITDFWTATVVAIIVVFVELWAIAWIQNKFMETPFFRAAFQVVLGGALVFAAGVLIGSG, from the coding sequence ATGCGATTTTCCCTCAACCGCAAACGTTTCAAAGACCTGAGCGAACAAGAGGTGCTGGCACTGGCCATCTCCTCCGAAGAGGACGACGCGCGCATCTACCGCGACTATGCCGAAAGGCTGCGCGAGGCATACCCCGACAGCGCCGCCATCTTTGACGGGATGGCCGAGGAGGAGAATGAACACCGCCGCCGTTTGATTGACCTGCACCGGAGCCGTTTTGGAGAGGTCATCCCCCTCATCCGGCGCGAGCATGTTTCTGGCTACTACGCCCGGCGCCCGGTCTGGCTGATCGAGAACCTGTCGCTAGAGCGTATCCGGCAAGAGGCCGCCGCGATGGAACAGGACGCTGAACGGTTCTACCTTGCCGCCGCCGCGCGCACGTCAGACGCGGCGACACGGCAGTTGTTAGGTGATCTGGCCGCCGCCGAGGCAGGCCACCACGGCAGCGCGCAGGATTTGACCGAGAAACACCTTAACACCGACAGCCGCAGCGACGAAGACAGCCGCGCGCATCGGCAGTTTTTGCTGACATGGGTCCAGCCGGGGCTGGCGGGGCTGATGGACGGGTCAGTCTCTACCCTCGCCCCCATCTTCGCCACCGCATTTGCCACCCATAACACTTGGACGACCTTCCTCGTCGGCCTTGCGGCGAGCGTCGGGGCGGGCATCTCAATGGGCTTCACCGAGGCGGCATCGGACGATGGGGAACTGTCGGGCCGCGGCTCTCCAATCAAACGCGGGGTAGCCTCGGGCGTGATGACCACCGTGGGCGGGCTGGGCCACGCGCTGCCCTACCTGATCACCGACTTCTGGACCGCCACTGTCGTCGCGATCATCGTCGTCTTTGTAGAGCTTTGGGCCATTGCGTGGATCCAGAATAAGTTCATGGAAACACCCTTCTTTCGCGCCGCGTTCCAGGTGGTGCTGGGCGGCGCATTGGTCTTTGCCGCTGGGGTGCTGATCGGGTCAGGTTAA
- a CDS encoding HAD family phosphatase, which translates to MTPQAVVFDIGNVLIEWQPERFYDSVIGADRRRAMFDAVDLHGMNDRVDSGENFRDTIYAMAEATPDWRDEIRLWHDRWIDMAAPVIDHSLRLMKALQARGVPVFSLTNFGIQSYDLAATHYPFLREFDRDFISGHLGMIKPAPSIYEAVEQGSGLPPEALLFTDDRADNIAAAAARGWQTHHFTGSQGWADRLVHAGLLGREEAT; encoded by the coding sequence ATGACACCTCAGGCGGTCGTTTTCGACATCGGCAACGTATTGATCGAATGGCAACCCGAACGCTTCTACGACAGCGTCATCGGCGCAGACCGCCGCCGCGCCATGTTCGATGCCGTCGATCTGCACGGCATGAACGACCGCGTCGACAGCGGCGAAAACTTCCGCGACACGATCTATGCCATGGCCGAGGCGACGCCCGACTGGCGCGATGAAATCCGCCTCTGGCATGACCGCTGGATCGACATGGCCGCCCCGGTGATCGACCACTCCCTGCGGCTGATGAAAGCACTCCAGGCGCGCGGCGTGCCGGTCTTCTCGCTCACCAATTTTGGCATCCAAAGCTATGATCTAGCCGCGACCCACTACCCCTTCCTGCGTGAATTCGACCGTGATTTCATTTCCGGCCACCTTGGCATGATCAAACCCGCGCCGTCGATTTATGAAGCCGTGGAGCAGGGCAGCGGGCTGCCGCCCGAAGCGCTACTGTTCACCGACGACCGCGCCGACAATATCGCCGCCGCCGCCGCGCGCGGCTGGCAGACGCATCACTTTACCGGGTCACAGGGATGGGCCGACCGGCTCGTTCACGCCGGGCTGCTGGGCCGGGAGGAAGCCACATGA
- a CDS encoding Lrp/AsnC family transcriptional regulator: MDEIDNKIIAELRRDARMSYSALAATTGLSRVTVRARVERLVSSGAILGFTLILKEDMRHSPIRGHTLLAIEGAGTDRIKRILAGMPAVQAIHATNGKWDLIVETGTETVEELDSVLGQIRRIQGVSSSETNLLLATQMTVTK; the protein is encoded by the coding sequence ATGGACGAGATCGACAATAAGATCATCGCAGAACTGCGGCGCGACGCACGCATGTCCTATTCCGCGCTGGCGGCCACCACGGGTCTGTCGCGGGTGACGGTCCGGGCGCGGGTCGAACGTCTGGTCAGTTCCGGCGCGATCTTGGGCTTTACGCTGATCCTGAAAGAAGACATGCGCCACAGCCCGATCCGAGGCCATACGCTCTTGGCCATCGAAGGGGCGGGCACCGACCGGATCAAGCGTATCCTCGCGGGCATGCCCGCCGTGCAGGCGATCCATGCGACCAATGGCAAATGGGATTTGATCGTCGAAACGGGGACCGAAACCGTCGAAGAGTTGGACAGCGTGCTGGGCCAAATCCGCCGCATTCAGGGGGTGAGTTCCAGCGAGACGAACCTGCTGCTGGCCACCCAGATGACGGTCACGAAATAG
- a CDS encoding AEC family transporter yields MVAIFLKTLPFFALIGLGYWAGRTRFFSAEATAYLTKFVFYFALSAMLFRFSANLSLAEVWDSRLVAAYLWGTAFVYAIASLVGFLRRLDVATNGIEAQCAVIGNTGFLGVPMLTLLLGPEAIGPVLLALTVDMIIFSSLIVILITGSREGQLRLATLKIVGLGLLKNPMIVAITLGFLWSGFGIPIPVPLNEFLAILGGAATPGALFAIGASLASKSAERIEIAGWLTFCKLVLHPLFVAFGALFLFGVDPYKAGVIIATASLPVAGNVYMLAQHYGVAPQRVSAAILVSTTVSIVTVSLVVGWVSAL; encoded by the coding sequence ATGGTCGCGATCTTCCTGAAAACCCTGCCGTTCTTTGCGCTGATCGGCCTTGGCTACTGGGCCGGGCGCACGCGGTTTTTCTCAGCCGAAGCGACGGCCTATCTCACCAAATTCGTTTTCTATTTCGCCCTCTCGGCGATGCTGTTCCGCTTTTCCGCCAATCTCTCACTGGCCGAGGTTTGGGACAGCCGCCTTGTCGCCGCCTATCTTTGGGGCACGGCCTTCGTCTATGCTATCGCCAGCCTCGTCGGCTTCCTACGCCGGCTGGATGTGGCGACCAACGGGATCGAGGCGCAATGCGCCGTGATCGGCAACACCGGGTTTCTGGGCGTGCCGATGCTGACGCTGCTTCTGGGGCCAGAGGCGATCGGCCCCGTGCTGCTGGCGCTGACCGTCGACATGATCATCTTTTCCAGCCTCATCGTGATCCTGATCACCGGCTCCCGCGAGGGGCAGTTGCGGCTGGCGACGCTCAAGATCGTGGGACTGGGGCTGCTGAAAAACCCGATGATCGTCGCCATCACCTTGGGGTTCCTCTGGTCGGGCTTCGGCATCCCGATCCCCGTGCCGCTGAACGAATTCCTCGCCATCCTCGGCGGGGCTGCCACCCCCGGGGCGCTCTTTGCCATCGGCGCTTCGCTGGCTTCCAAATCCGCCGAGCGGATTGAGATCGCAGGCTGGCTGACCTTTTGCAAACTCGTGCTGCACCCGCTTTTCGTGGCCTTTGGTGCGCTGTTTCTTTTCGGCGTCGATCCCTACAAAGCCGGGGTTATCATCGCCACGGCCTCCCTGCCGGTCGCGGGCAATGTCTATATGCTCGCCCAACACTACGGCGTCGCCCCTCAGCGGGTCTCTGCCGCCATTCTCGTCTCAACCACAGTCAGTATCGTGACCGTCAGCCTTGTCGTAGGCTGGGTCTCGGCCCTGTGA
- a CDS encoding I78 family peptidase inhibitor — protein sequence MRLVFLAPLLVAGCAEVATAPVQNPIPAPVAPRGQITPPAATTTPPTQTAPRPARTEARASTTKPKPLPNSVIDAVNEPSSNSSSSSTPTAPTPAKPLAESCKEGSWWGLIGRPRAAANIVSEPKRVYTEGDPVTMDANPNRTNIVLDAEGKIAKVTCG from the coding sequence ATGAGATTAGTTTTCTTGGCACCCCTATTGGTGGCGGGCTGCGCCGAAGTGGCGACAGCGCCGGTGCAAAACCCCATTCCGGCCCCGGTTGCGCCGAGGGGGCAGATTACGCCACCGGCGGCCACAACAACACCGCCCACACAGACCGCGCCACGCCCCGCACGGACGGAAGCGCGCGCCTCCACGACCAAGCCCAAGCCCCTGCCCAATTCGGTGATCGACGCGGTGAACGAGCCGTCTAGTAACTCTAGCAGTTCCAGCACGCCTACAGCGCCCACGCCTGCCAAGCCACTGGCGGAATCCTGCAAAGAAGGCAGCTGGTGGGGTCTGATTGGCCGTCCCCGCGCGGCGGCAAACATCGTGTCCGAGCCCAAGCGCGTCTATACCGAGGGCGACCCGGTGACGATGGATGCCAACCCCAACCGCACCAACATCGTGTTGGACGCGGAAGGGAAAATCGCCAAGGTCACCTGCGGCTA
- a CDS encoding MFS transporter has protein sequence MQSRAPLFTPVLMVGCIIIMVSFAVRASFGVFQIPIAEEFAWARSEFSLAIAIQNLAWGIGQPIFGALAEKIGDRKAIIIGAVVYAVGLLLSANSASPIEHQTYAWLVGFGIAGTGFGVILAVVGRAASDDNRSMSLAIATAAGSAGQVFGAPVAEWMLSFMSWQMTFVSFAGVILAMLLTLPMMRAPAMASRAELEESMGQILGKAFRDPSYTLIFLGFFSCGYQLAFITAHFPAFVTEMCGPILAGGVLHNIGITTTSALGAVAISLIGLANIAGTLLAGWAGKRYSKKYLLAGIYVGRTVIAAAFIMFPITPVTVILFSVGMGALWLATVPLTSGLVAHIYGLRYMGTLYGIVFFSHQLGSFLGVWLGGRMYDIYGSYTGVWWVGVAVGAFSAIVHLPIREKRLEGLVTA, from the coding sequence ATGCAAAGCCGCGCGCCCCTGTTCACCCCGGTCCTGATGGTCGGTTGTATCATCATCATGGTCAGCTTTGCCGTGCGGGCCTCTTTCGGTGTCTTCCAGATTCCGATTGCCGAAGAATTCGCATGGGCGCGCAGCGAGTTTTCCCTCGCCATCGCGATCCAGAACCTCGCCTGGGGCATCGGTCAGCCGATCTTTGGGGCGCTGGCGGAAAAGATTGGCGACCGAAAGGCGATCATCATCGGAGCGGTCGTCTATGCCGTGGGTCTGCTGCTCTCGGCCAATTCCGCCTCACCGATTGAGCATCAGACCTATGCGTGGCTGGTGGGTTTTGGCATCGCGGGGACCGGGTTCGGCGTGATCTTGGCTGTGGTGGGCCGCGCCGCGTCGGACGACAACCGCTCCATGTCGCTGGCGATTGCCACGGCGGCGGGCAGTGCGGGACAGGTCTTTGGCGCGCCGGTGGCGGAGTGGATGCTCAGCTTCATGTCTTGGCAGATGACCTTTGTCAGTTTCGCGGGGGTGATCCTTGCGATGCTGCTGACCCTGCCGATGATGCGCGCGCCTGCGATGGCCAGCCGCGCCGAGCTTGAGGAGTCGATGGGCCAAATTCTCGGCAAAGCCTTCCGCGATCCGTCCTATACGCTGATTTTTCTGGGCTTCTTTTCCTGCGGGTATCAACTCGCCTTCATCACCGCGCATTTCCCGGCCTTCGTGACCGAGATGTGCGGCCCAATCTTGGCCGGGGGTGTGCTGCACAACATCGGCATCACCACCACCTCGGCGCTTGGCGCGGTGGCGATCTCGCTCATCGGGCTCGCCAATATCGCGGGCACCTTGCTGGCGGGCTGGGCGGGCAAGCGTTATTCCAAAAAGTACCTGCTGGCGGGGATTTACGTTGGGCGCACGGTGATCGCAGCGGCCTTTATCATGTTTCCGATCACCCCGGTGACGGTGATCCTATTCTCGGTCGGCATGGGCGCGCTTTGGCTGGCGACGGTGCCGCTCACGTCGGGTCTCGTCGCGCATATCTACGGACTGCGCTATATGGGCACGCTTTATGGGATCGTCTTTTTCAGCCACCAGTTGGGCAGCTTCCTCGGCGTGTGGCTGGGTGGACGGATGTATGACATCTATGGCAGCTACACCGGCGTCTGGTGGGTCGGTGTGGCCGTGGGGGCGTTTAGCGCCATCGTGCACCTGCCGATCCGCGAGAAACGGTTGGAGGGGCTGGTGACCGCTTAA
- a CDS encoding YaiI/YqxD family protein: MTALYIDADACPVKAEAERVATRHKVKMFLVSNGGLRMSQNPLVEVVIVPDGPDIADMWIADRCGKGDVVVTGDIPLAAKCVEAGARVLKHNGEALTQANIGNVLATRDLMTDLRAADPFRQGGGKGFTKADRSRFLEALERELRAAARG, translated from the coding sequence ATGACCGCGCTCTATATCGACGCCGACGCCTGCCCCGTCAAAGCCGAAGCCGAGCGGGTGGCGACCCGCCATAAGGTCAAGATGTTCCTCGTCTCGAACGGGGGCCTGCGCATGTCGCAAAACCCGCTGGTCGAGGTGGTGATCGTCCCTGATGGGCCCGACATCGCCGACATGTGGATCGCTGACCGCTGCGGCAAGGGGGATGTGGTGGTGACGGGGGATATCCCACTGGCCGCCAAATGCGTCGAGGCCGGGGCGCGGGTGCTGAAACACAACGGCGAAGCGCTGACACAGGCCAACATCGGCAACGTGCTGGCCACCCGCGATCTGATGACCGACCTGCGCGCCGCCGACCCCTTTCGCCAAGGCGGCGGCAAGGGGTTTACAAAGGCCGATCGCTCCCGCTTCCTAGAGGCATTGGAGCGGGAATTGCGCGCGGCAGCGCGGGGTTAG
- the fghA gene encoding S-formylglutathione hydrolase, protein MKTISENACFGGTQGVYSHNSDACGCDMTFGLFLPAEAQDGPVPVLWYLSGLTCTHENAMTKAGAQLWAAEHGIAVVFPDTSPRGEDVADDDAYDLGKGAGFYVNATQEPWAKHYQMWDYLAEELPGLIGENFALDMERQGITGHSMGGHGALTLAMNLPGRFLSVSAFAPITHPTSSDWGKKQLSAYLGTDESTWAKHDSTLLMREKGFDGPILIDQGGSDQFLDLLKPEALAEAMAAKRQQGSFRMQPGYDHSYFFVASFMEDHVAFHADALYAG, encoded by the coding sequence ATGAAAACCATCTCGGAAAACGCCTGTTTCGGTGGCACGCAGGGGGTTTACTCCCACAACTCCGACGCCTGCGGCTGCGACATGACCTTTGGCCTCTTCCTGCCCGCCGAAGCACAAGACGGCCCGGTGCCGGTGCTGTGGTATCTCTCGGGCCTGACCTGCACCCATGAGAACGCGATGACCAAGGCGGGCGCGCAGCTTTGGGCGGCGGAACATGGCATCGCTGTCGTCTTCCCCGATACCTCCCCGCGGGGCGAGGATGTGGCGGATGATGACGCTTACGACCTCGGCAAAGGCGCGGGGTTCTATGTGAACGCCACGCAGGAGCCTTGGGCCAAACACTACCAGATGTGGGACTATCTGGCCGAGGAACTGCCCGGCCTGATCGGTGAAAACTTCGCCCTCGATATGGAGCGCCAAGGCATCACCGGGCATTCGATGGGCGGCCACGGCGCGCTGACGCTGGCAATGAACCTGCCGGGGCGGTTCCTCTCGGTCTCGGCCTTTGCGCCGATCACCCACCCTACGTCGAGCGATTGGGGCAAGAAGCAACTCAGCGCCTATCTGGGCACGGATGAAAGCACTTGGGCAAAACACGACAGCACCCTGCTGATGCGCGAAAAGGGTTTCGACGGGCCGATCCTGATCGACCAAGGCGGCAGCGACCAGTTCCTCGACCTGCTGAAACCCGAAGCATTGGCCGAGGCCATGGCCGCCAAACGCCAGCAAGGCAGCTTCCGCATGCAGCCGGGCTATGACCACAGCTATTTCTTCGTGGCGAGTTTTATGGAAGATCACGTCGCCTTCCACGCCGACGCGCTCTATGCGGGCTGA
- a CDS encoding ornithine cyclodeaminase family protein has product MTVIPNISFDEGEALLDWIALTDALATGHDLPKAEIGDTFLYRGKDTLLSRAAWIDGLGIAVKSATIFPGNPDREVPMVNGGVSLFDDETGTLAAIVDFHLVTKWKTAGDSLLAARRLARPDSENILIVGAGTQGRALHAAYSAAFPQARITVWNRTAKNAEAMAAELKINVATDLEQAVRAADIVTSATMSTDPLIMGDWLQPGQHIDLIGAYRPDMREVDDTALLRSRVFVDSFDTTIGHIGEINIPLEAGTLTRDHLIADYYDLEVFTRQSDDEITLFKNGGGAHLDLMTARHILERWRAR; this is encoded by the coding sequence ATGACCGTGATCCCCAATATCTCTTTCGACGAAGGCGAGGCGCTACTGGACTGGATTGCGCTCACCGATGCGCTGGCCACGGGCCATGACCTGCCCAAGGCCGAGATTGGCGACACTTTCCTCTATCGCGGCAAGGACACGCTGCTCAGCCGCGCGGCATGGATCGACGGGCTGGGCATTGCGGTGAAATCCGCCACGATCTTCCCCGGCAATCCCGACCGCGAGGTACCGATGGTCAACGGCGGCGTGTCCCTCTTTGATGACGAAACCGGCACGCTCGCCGCGATCGTGGATTTCCACCTCGTCACCAAATGGAAAACCGCTGGTGACAGCCTGCTGGCCGCGCGGCGGCTGGCGCGACCCGACAGCGAGAACATCCTGATCGTCGGCGCGGGCACCCAAGGCCGCGCCCTGCACGCCGCCTATTCCGCCGCCTTCCCGCAGGCCCGTATCACGGTCTGGAACCGTACCGCGAAGAACGCAGAAGCCATGGCGGCTGAGCTAAAGATCAACGTAGCGACCGATCTGGAGCAGGCGGTGCGCGCCGCCGATATCGTGACCTCCGCCACCATGTCGACCGACCCGCTAATCATGGGCGACTGGCTGCAACCCGGCCAGCATATCGACCTCATCGGTGCCTACCGCCCCGACATGCGCGAGGTCGACGACACGGCGCTGCTGCGGTCGCGGGTCTTTGTCGACAGCTTCGACACCACGATCGGCCATATCGGCGAAATCAACATTCCGCTTGAGGCAGGCACCCTCACCCGCGACCATCTGATCGCGGATTACTACGACCTTGAGGTTTTCACCCGCCAAAGCGACGATGAAATTACCCTGTTCAAGAACGGCGGCGGCGCGCATTTGGACCTGATGACCGCGCGCCACATCCTTGAGCGCTGGCGGGCGCGTTAA